TAAAAAGTATAATAAGCAGGTATATATATCTACTGAAAAAATAATATCTAATATGGAATTTGCAAATTTAAAAAATGATTTTGATAAAATAATAACTGAGATAGATGGTATAAGTGTATCAAATATAGGAACACTTAAGTTCATAAAAGATAATTATAAAACTAATATACACTGTGATATTGGATTAAATATATTTAACTCTCTTAATGCAAAATTACTATATCAAAATAAAGTTAGTAGTTTAACTTTATCTCCAGAGTTAAAGCTTAATCAAATATCAAAAATATGCAAAAACAACTTTATGGAATACGAAAGCATAGTTTATGGGTATTTACCACTTATGACTATGAAATATTGTCCAATGTCTCTAATTAAAAAATGTAAATCAAGTAAAGACTGTTCTTCATGTAATTTTAAAGAAAATTATGGTTTGTATGATAGAAAAGGGATGACATTTGAATTTAAAAGAAAAGAAGAAACAACTACTATATATAATAGTCAGTCTCTCATGGTTATAGATTATTTAGATAAAATATATTCTAGTAACGTAAATCTAGGAAGACTTGACTTTACTTTAGAAAAAGATAATATAAACGAAATTCAAAGTATGTATTATGATTTTGCAAACAATAAAGTAGATATAAAAGAAGTAGAAAAATTTGTTGATTACTTTAAATTAAATAAAGGAATTACAAAAGGTCATTATTTTAGAGGGATATTATAGAAGATATTATATATTTTTAAAAAGACGTAAAACAAGGAGGGTTTAGTATGAAGGAAAAGACCCTAAGGGTATTAGAATATAACAAAATAATAGATATATTATCTCAAAAAGCAGAATCATCTTTGGGAAAAGACATAGCATTAAGATTAACTCCAAGTTCTGACTTTAATGAAGTTAAGACTTTACAAGAAGAAACTGATGAGGCTTTAAGAATATTATTAAAAAGAGGAGCACCACCTTTAGGTGGAATTCATGATATACTTCAAGAAATAAAACGAGTGGAAATTGGAGCTATATTATCACCTGGTGGACTACTTAAAGTAGCAGATACTTTAAGAGCAGCTAGAAATTTAAAAAACTTTATGAAATCGGATAAAGAAAATGAGATATCAGAGTTTGTAATATTATTAGGACTAATAGAAGAGCTAAATAGTTATAGACAATTAGAGGATGATATATTTAATGCTATTATAAGTGAAGAAGAAATTTCTGATAATGCAAGTCCCACACTAAGAAATATCAGAAAACAGATCCAAATGAAAAATGACTCTATAAGAGGTAGATTAAATTCAATAATAAATTCTTCTACACATAGAAAGTATTTACAAGATGCCCTTATAACTATAAGAGAAGGAAGATTTGTTGTACCAGTAAAACAAGAATATAGAGCTGAATTTAAAGGACTAGTACATGATCAATCTTCAAGCGGGGCGACTCTTTTTATAGAGCCTATGGAAATAGTAAATTTAAATAATGAATTAAAAGAATTAAAGTTAAAAGAAAAAGCAGAAATTGAGAGAATATTAACAGAGCTTACACAACAAGTATCATGTGAGTCAGAAGGTATAAAATCAAATCAAGATATTCTTGCTCATATAGACTTTATATTTGCAAAAGGAAAGTTTTCATTAGATATAAAGGGAATAAAGCCAGAGTTAAATAGCAATGGATATATAAACATAAAAAAAGGTAGGCATCCGTTGCTAGATATAAATGATGTGGTACCTACGGATTTTTACTTAGGTGATGAGTTCAATACATTGGTTATTACAGGACCGAATACAGGTGGAAAAACTGTTACATTAAAAACTATAGGATTACTTACATTAATGACACAATCAGGACTTCAAATACCTGCAGACTATGGTAGTGAAATGGCGGTATTTAAAAATGTATTTGCTGATATTGGAGATGAACAAAGTATAGAACAAAGTTTAAGTACATTTTCATCTCATATGACTAATATAGTAGATATGCTTAATAGTGTAGAAGATAACTCACTAATACTATTTGATGAATTAGGAGCAGGAACTGATCCTACAGAAGGTGCAGCTCTTGCTATGTCTATATTAGATTATCTTCATGAAAGAAATATAAGAACTGTAGCTACAACTCATTATAGTGAACTGAAAGTATATGCTCTTACTAAAGATGGTATAGAAAACGCTTCAGTAGAATTTAATGTAGAAACTTTGAGTCCAACGTATAGACTTTTAATAGGAGTACCAGGAAAATCAAACGCTTTTGAAATATCAAAGAGACTAGGTCTTCAAGACTTCATAATAAATAGTGCCAAAGAACTTATATCTAAGGAAAATATAGATTTTGAAGATGTACTTGCTAGTTTAGAAAAAGATAGAAGAGAAACTGAAATTAATAGAGAAGAGACAGAAAGACTTAAAAAAGAAATACAAGAATTAAAAGAAGAACTTGATAGAAAGAAAGAAAAAATAGATATTAGTAAAGACCGAATTATAAAAGAAGCTAAAAAAGAAGCAAAAGATATACTATTAGAGGCTAAAGAAGAATCTGAAAGAATCATAAATGATTTAAGAGATTTATCTATTGAAATTGAAAAAGAAAAGAATAAAAAGC
Above is a window of Gottschalkia purinilytica DNA encoding:
- a CDS encoding endonuclease MutS2, with the translated sequence MKEKTLRVLEYNKIIDILSQKAESSLGKDIALRLTPSSDFNEVKTLQEETDEALRILLKRGAPPLGGIHDILQEIKRVEIGAILSPGGLLKVADTLRAARNLKNFMKSDKENEISEFVILLGLIEELNSYRQLEDDIFNAIISEEEISDNASPTLRNIRKQIQMKNDSIRGRLNSIINSSTHRKYLQDALITIREGRFVVPVKQEYRAEFKGLVHDQSSSGATLFIEPMEIVNLNNELKELKLKEKAEIERILTELTQQVSCESEGIKSNQDILAHIDFIFAKGKFSLDIKGIKPELNSNGYINIKKGRHPLLDINDVVPTDFYLGDEFNTLVITGPNTGGKTVTLKTIGLLTLMTQSGLQIPADYGSEMAVFKNVFADIGDEQSIEQSLSTFSSHMTNIVDMLNSVEDNSLILFDELGAGTDPTEGAALAMSILDYLHERNIRTVATTHYSELKVYALTKDGIENASVEFNVETLSPTYRLLIGVPGKSNAFEISKRLGLQDFIINSAKELISKENIDFEDVLASLEKDRRETEINREETERLKKEIQELKEELDRKKEKIDISKDRIIKEAKKEAKDILLEAKEESERIINDLRDLSIEIEKEKNKKLQEAKDKLKSKLDNIEGDLAEKILSQKSSKPLSNVKIGEDVKILSLNQTGTVLAPPDESGNVLVQVGVMKITVPLNTIEISKKESKKETKVSAKAVIKDKSKNIKNELDFRGKNLEEAMLDVDKYLDDAYIAGLKTVQLIHGKGTGILREGIGQLLKKHKHVKSYRLGNYREGGTGVTIVEMK